The Apostichopus japonicus isolate 1M-3 chromosome 12, ASM3797524v1, whole genome shotgun sequence sequence AAACAGCATTGTTGAAAGGCCCACCAGACTCCCCCTGTTTAAATATATTAGCTAGTGCACTTCGTAAATACAAAATTCCATCTCCATTAGCATTATTGTCAGCAGCCTCAATTAGAAAAAGGTATATTCGGATATTATTACTTCCGAATGTAAAACACCCTAACAAACAGTGGCATACTAGCGGGGTGGGGCGGAAGTTCACCCGGGCACCTGTAAGGTATGGGACGCTATGCCACAGcccaaaatataaagagaaaaatataaaataaataaaaatgaaaattcctAACCATTCTATAAGGTTCAAAGCTTTGCAAAAGATTTTGCATCATTTTGCATCCAAACCACCTAACTTTAACTAAAAATTctcaaaggggaaggggaaaccCCTTCCCGTAGACCCCTTCCTCATAACGACATGCCCAGCAAGTGGTGACAAAGGAAGAATCCGTCCCGGGTCCTAACCATTACATGTGTGCCACTGGTTACAAATGCCACTTTCTATAAAATCATACTCATAACCGATATCAGCTTGTTTCATGCGGCTCATATATTAAGTTACGAAAGTTAGGAGGTTTCAAACTTCGGCCAAACACTTACTGCCTCCTCTACCGCTCCCTAAATTGGGACTATTTCGTACGCCTATGGTACCAcatagatatctgaaattcttgTCCCCTGCCTCTACTTTTTGAGCACTTAAGTGTGTCATCATTTTTGACAACATGTTTCAACTTTTGCAAAAGATATCTCCTGGATGTTATGGATCTACAATTGTGTCCCAGAACTTACAAATTTTACATCCCATTTAACTCAAATACTCATACAATAGACTTAACATGAGTAATTATTTTTAACACATGGATGAGCGTGACATGAGTTTCTGCCATATTTAATAGTGGAAACCAGATTAGGTAAGATTTGGTTCAGGAGTCACAGCCTTGTATTCTTTCCTAAAGTCGATCTTTACAATACAAAAAAATGGCACGGGGAAGACACTATACAAAAGCAGAATAACTTACAATTGGCATCATAAATTCGAAAGAATGtaaattccaaaaaaaaaatatttccgtGCTCTGACTTTATTTCTTTGAATGTCTTACGTTCGAGTTAACGAGAGAAAGTAATGGAATTAAAATAGTAATGCTTTAACAATTTTCTCttattatttcattaaacaAGAAATGCGATTGTCAATAATATTCCGTCATTTAGACAAGTAGCCATCATGTGTTAATAACTGACGTGAAATTACGAAGTATAACGACCAATGATGTACGGTACAATGGAACTGCATCATTTTGAGTATAGTTTTACATGTTTGACGAAAGCTAGTTTTCTGTTACCTTACGTTGGAAAGTGATTCAAAGAAAAGGTGACAAGTTAATGTCTTTCCTAGGCAAGAACACACTTAGAAATACTAAAGAAATGTTCCCTGACGATAACTGTGAGCAGGAACGCCCAAAAAGTTAGCTCAGAATCACCCTATAGGTAcagcaatatgtttttttcttttaatgaaaGGTTAATTTGTTTTAGCACATAATACTCTTATAAGAACGTCGTGTGTATCTTGAAAGTGCATGGATTAATATTCATCCcttattttgtatattatttgtTCAAATAGAGCCTTGCAGCCCTTTCTGATtaaatttctttattatttttacacaaatgtaaatattcatttcaGTAATATCTCAAAGAGAACGATGGCAGCAAGTTAGCATAGATCATGTTATTAGAAATTGGCTACATCAGTTCAACAAGAAATAGTTTTATCACCTTTTGACTTTCTTCTAGCTGCCTTTGCGCTATTTGGGTTGTAAACGTTTATATCGCCATCCATTCTGCCGATTGTGAGTAACATAGACTCTAGATTTATTCTTATTCTGTGCGAATTATCTACATAGAAAGAGTACAATAGCCGATTGTTTCCCAGTGAGTGTACCAGGATGTGTTCTTTACCCCACAAAATAAATAGTTGATCTAGTTGCTTACTAACAGTTATACTCATCGGTGCCAACTCTGGCCTAGTCaaattgttatatttacatCGCAGGAATCCATGATCGTTATACTGAAGGGCTTTATTTTCCAAAGTGGTGCACACAAAAATTTTATTAGGATCAACGATGGCTGTTATTTCGAAGGGCCAGTCACCATCCATGCCCtccaaaaatattgtctttatGTTCTTTAACTTTAAGTCAAAAACGTCTACCT is a genomic window containing:
- the LOC139977606 gene encoding uncharacterized protein isoform X3, encoding MVIFIDYINVIWSCETLPSIMTTKKLKPVNKIKVGRYRPEIHGWRTSHFMLDASDKIAVCGYNDRLNVTFIDLFSGLEPLASKEIYEPTDRIMWPRFLCFLEKAQLIATCSDRTLQLYKYEMKMPLDAAALNGEVTCMASREEHILIAFFQSRKVDVFDLKLKNIKTIFLEGMDGDWPFEITAIVDPNKIFVCTTLENKALQYNDHGFLRCKYNNLTRPELAPMSITVSKQLDQLFILWGKEHILVHSLGNNRLLYSFYVDNSHRIRINLESMLLTIGRMDGDINVYNPNSAKAARRKSKGDKTISC